A window from Aquiluna borgnonia encodes these proteins:
- the nrdH gene encoding glutaredoxin-like protein NrdH → MAVTVYTLPACVQCDSTKRMLQRNQIEYAEVDMSQDPVALEMVKTMGYTAAPVVVAGDEHWSGFRMDKIQAISA, encoded by the coding sequence ATGGCGGTGACCGTTTACACGCTCCCAGCCTGCGTACAGTGCGACAGCACCAAGCGCATGCTGCAGCGTAACCAGATTGAGTATGCCGAAGTCGACATGTCTCAAGACCCAGTGGCCTTGGAAATGGTCAAGACCATGGGTTACACCGCTGCCCCAGTTGTAGTCGCAGGCGACGAGCACTGGAGTGGTTTCCGCATGGACAAGATCCAAGCAATCTCCGCCTAG
- a CDS encoding uroporphyrinogen-III synthase encodes MKALLIRPSRNENEATWLSRLGFQCVIDPYLTIQQFPNPMGAHRMFGALEDQRPKWFVNTSTNAFENFENQLPPQAFDRLDLRTIRFAAIGEATKNQLLAMGAPEVLVSSDFSAASLADQMLRTAPVRAVIPGGNLAMRAIPDAFTKAGLEVVSEVVYHTSITKPEPESAFQLRAGEFDLVVLRSPSAVRALFSYVPKPKTRFLCLGKATAAALQAQGYRPDFLTESGDQGEVETQLRAFAMERK; translated from the coding sequence TTGAAAGCTCTTTTAATTCGTCCAAGCCGAAATGAGAATGAGGCAACCTGGCTATCCAGGCTTGGGTTTCAATGCGTTATTGACCCCTACCTAACGATTCAGCAGTTCCCAAATCCGATGGGCGCCCACCGGATGTTTGGGGCTCTAGAAGATCAAAGGCCTAAATGGTTTGTAAACACATCAACAAACGCCTTTGAAAATTTTGAGAACCAGCTGCCTCCTCAAGCATTTGATCGGCTTGACCTCAGGACAATTAGATTCGCAGCCATAGGCGAAGCAACCAAAAACCAACTCCTGGCCATGGGTGCTCCGGAGGTTTTGGTCTCCTCGGATTTCAGTGCTGCATCGCTGGCTGACCAAATGTTGAGAACTGCGCCTGTCAGGGCGGTAATTCCAGGGGGCAACCTGGCCATGCGGGCCATTCCAGACGCCTTCACAAAGGCTGGGCTCGAGGTTGTGAGTGAGGTGGTCTACCACACCTCGATTACAAAGCCTGAACCCGAAAGCGCCTTTCAGCTCAGGGCGGGCGAATTCGATCTGGTGGTGCTTCGATCACCTAGTGCGGTGAGGGCGCTTTTCAGCTACGTACCGAAACCCAAGACCAGATTTCTGTGCCTGGGAAAGGCGACCGCTGCCGCACTTCAAGCGCAGGGTTACAGGCCTGATTTCCTCACTGAGTCAGGCGATCAAGGCGAAGTAGAAACACAATTGAGGGCGTTTGCCATGGAGAGAAAATGA
- the hemC gene encoding hydroxymethylbilane synthase, with translation MTKIRVGTRASLLARTQTGTVLAALVAVAPELQFEEVLIQTEGDRTTTPLSQAKTPGVFVSALREKLLAGEVDMLVHSMKDLPALPFPGLVSAAIPKRENPLDVLVSRDNLPLRLLPSGAKIGTSSPRRTASILRSRPDLQVTDIRGNVDTRVAKVRSGEYDATVMAWAGLARIGRLSEIAEELSPVMFIPAPGQGALAVEIRSESAELLGLISTIDDEVTRLTTTAERSVLVGLGASCSTAIGALATLEGEQLLLTAELGDPATGAYESVSERVKINPKQIQLAEQLGLSVADKLLSGDVARKVGLI, from the coding sequence TTGACCAAGATACGGGTGGGAACCAGAGCAAGCCTGCTGGCAAGGACACAGACCGGTACTGTGTTGGCTGCGCTGGTCGCGGTCGCGCCCGAATTGCAATTCGAGGAGGTTTTGATTCAAACCGAGGGAGACAGGACGACCACGCCACTCTCTCAGGCAAAGACTCCTGGAGTGTTTGTTTCAGCGCTTCGTGAGAAGCTACTGGCGGGCGAAGTTGACATGCTCGTCCACTCCATGAAGGATTTACCGGCACTGCCGTTTCCAGGTCTTGTCTCGGCCGCAATTCCGAAGAGGGAGAACCCTCTCGATGTGCTTGTGTCAAGGGATAATCTGCCCCTACGTTTGCTCCCCTCCGGAGCCAAAATTGGAACCTCTTCTCCTCGCCGAACAGCGTCAATTCTCCGATCCAGGCCTGACCTGCAAGTCACTGACATTCGCGGAAATGTGGACACTCGAGTAGCTAAGGTGCGGTCGGGTGAATATGACGCGACCGTAATGGCATGGGCCGGACTCGCCCGAATCGGGCGACTTTCCGAGATCGCAGAAGAACTTTCACCCGTAATGTTCATTCCCGCCCCCGGTCAGGGCGCGCTAGCTGTTGAAATTAGGAGCGAAAGTGCAGAACTCCTGGGTCTTATCTCAACCATTGATGATGAGGTCACTCGTCTGACCACCACAGCGGAGCGGAGCGTTCTTGTTGGGCTGGGGGCCAGTTGTTCCACGGCCATTGGAGCCCTGGCAACCCTCGAGGGAGAGCAGCTGCTCCTTACTGCCGAGCTCGGTGACCCAGCCACAGGCGCCTATGAATCTGTAAGCGAGCGAGTGAAAATCAACCCAAAGCAAATCCAGCTTGCAGAGCAGCTGGGCCTGAGTGTCGCAGACAAATTACTCTCAGGAGATGTAGCTCGTAAGGTCGGCCTGATTTGA
- a CDS encoding TetR/AcrR family transcriptional regulator, which produces MATDTKRDLIIQAASEIIQEQGLEALTMRALALKLKISRPALYQYVASREHVLSEILLDEMADLSNELDRLLRDLKDPMEQIRVWLHFSLAFMASDRHRFVSDIPQGVIPEDQRGMFRAMHGFYTSSLISPLAEVGVEDPATTANLILGLIGATAKKIELGADFSAQAKALEDFVMAGIEAALSNLAD; this is translated from the coding sequence ATGGCAACCGACACCAAAAGAGACCTCATAATTCAGGCCGCCTCTGAAATAATTCAGGAGCAGGGCCTGGAGGCTCTTACCATGAGGGCCCTAGCCCTCAAGCTAAAGATATCTCGGCCGGCGCTCTACCAGTACGTTGCATCTCGAGAGCACGTCCTATCGGAAATATTGCTCGACGAAATGGCAGATCTTTCTAATGAGCTAGACCGACTGCTGCGTGATCTGAAAGATCCAATGGAGCAAATTAGAGTTTGGCTCCATTTCTCCTTGGCATTTATGGCGTCCGACCGGCACCGATTTGTCTCCGATATTCCACAGGGTGTCATTCCGGAGGATCAGCGCGGAATGTTTAGGGCCATGCACGGCTTCTACACATCAAGCCTGATCAGCCCTCTAGCCGAAGTGGGAGTTGAAGACCCCGCTACGACAGCCAACCTGATTCTTGGCCTCATAGGTGCAACAGCAAAGAAAATTGAATTAGGTGCTGATTTCAGCGCTCAGGCCAAGGCTCTTGAAGATTTCGTCATGGCCGGTATTGAGGCAGCGCTCTCTAATTTAGCTGACTAG
- a CDS encoding multidrug effflux MFS transporter, with protein sequence MSFAFSKSARGLVYESGDQLNRKTFLIYIVMLAFSMSLIPYTIDPYLPAFPAIGTFYGVDSNTIQASLAGVTIGLAIGQIVSGPISDAIGRRPMLLLASVGFTLSALAVFFAPSIEIFTLLRFSMALFAACGDVVARAIVRDLYRGQPMLRMLSRIFLIQSLSPILGPIVGSQLVGVGPWQSIFLAFGFFGLVLSVIVLFFLRETLPVAQRRSQSAMGLLRGFRSVLRDRIYVGLLIVSALQISALFGYLNVVSYLYQDHYGLSAPEFGALFAVNSVALYLAVQFGGFIAKYFKAQWMLVIYMVLGTLAGIFLVVTSGGDIWLAEIGFILLIVSFGAPATAIPTIALLNHGTEAGTAASLMGSANFIATSIFALVYSQLSTTSTADVGWLALLLFGISTAVMIFVVRPWTIPDLRRDLQAEAH encoded by the coding sequence GTGTCCTTTGCCTTCTCCAAGTCAGCGAGAGGTTTGGTCTACGAATCCGGCGATCAGCTAAATCGCAAAACCTTCCTCATCTACATCGTGATGCTAGCTTTCTCCATGAGCCTGATCCCTTACACGATTGACCCATACCTTCCGGCATTTCCGGCTATCGGAACCTTCTACGGGGTTGACTCCAACACCATTCAGGCATCGCTTGCGGGAGTCACGATCGGGTTGGCGATTGGCCAGATTGTCTCTGGGCCAATTTCTGATGCCATCGGCCGCCGGCCGATGCTGCTCTTAGCCAGCGTTGGTTTCACGCTCTCGGCGCTCGCGGTCTTCTTTGCTCCGAGCATTGAAATTTTCACTCTGCTGAGATTTTCCATGGCACTGTTTGCCGCCTGCGGCGATGTGGTGGCAAGGGCCATTGTGCGAGATCTTTACCGCGGGCAGCCAATGCTTCGGATGCTCTCGAGAATTTTCCTGATTCAGTCGCTATCGCCAATTTTGGGCCCAATCGTGGGTAGCCAGCTGGTTGGGGTTGGGCCTTGGCAGAGCATCTTTTTAGCCTTTGGCTTTTTTGGTTTGGTGCTGAGTGTCATTGTGCTGTTTTTCCTGCGCGAGACCCTGCCGGTTGCGCAGCGGCGCTCGCAGAGTGCGATGGGGCTTTTGCGCGGCTTTCGCTCAGTGCTGCGGGATCGAATCTACGTGGGGCTGTTGATTGTCAGCGCACTGCAGATCAGCGCGCTGTTTGGTTACCTGAACGTGGTGAGTTACCTCTACCAGGATCACTATGGGCTCTCTGCCCCAGAGTTTGGGGCGCTTTTTGCGGTCAACTCGGTGGCTCTGTATTTGGCCGTGCAGTTTGGTGGTTTTATTGCCAAGTACTTCAAGGCGCAGTGGATGCTGGTTATCTACATGGTGCTTGGAACGCTGGCAGGAATTTTCCTGGTGGTCACCAGCGGGGGAGATATCTGGTTGGCTGAGATTGGTTTTATCCTGCTGATTGTGTCCTTTGGGGCCCCGGCGACAGCGATCCCAACCATTGCCCTTTTGAATCACGGAACTGAGGCCGGTACCGCCGCCTCCCTAATGGGTTCGGCAAACTTCATTGCAACTTCAATTTTTGCGCTTGTTTACTCGCAGCTCTCCACAACCTCAACGGCTGATGTTGGCTGGCTGGCCCTTTTGCTATTCGGTATCTCCACGGCGGTGATGATTTTTGTTGTGAGGCCTTGGACTATTCCGGACCTGCGGCGGGACTTACAGGCTGAGGCTCATTAG
- a CDS encoding copper chaperone PCu(A)C yields the protein MKKIALLLAAALALTGCTANSQEMAKPEIEVTDVWIKSSETSVTGGMTAVFGTITNNTDQEIVLVGGATEVAGVVEIHEMAMSGGEMVMQAIEGGLVIPAGESATLEPGGNHMMLMDLKTDVVAGDEIAVTFDFGTVDLTIESVVAKPTVGGDEDYHSEEGMDH from the coding sequence ATGAAGAAAATTGCGTTACTTTTGGCCGCTGCACTGGCTCTTACCGGTTGCACCGCGAATAGCCAAGAAATGGCAAAGCCGGAGATTGAAGTGACAGATGTCTGGATCAAGTCTTCAGAGACCTCGGTTACCGGCGGAATGACCGCAGTCTTTGGCACCATAACCAACAACACCGACCAGGAGATTGTCCTGGTGGGCGGTGCCACCGAGGTTGCCGGCGTGGTTGAGATTCACGAGATGGCGATGTCCGGCGGAGAAATGGTGATGCAGGCAATTGAAGGTGGCTTGGTGATTCCAGCTGGCGAGAGCGCGACCCTGGAGCCGGGTGGCAACCACATGATGCTGATGGACCTAAAGACAGATGTTGTTGCCGGTGACGAAATTGCTGTCACTTTTGATTTTGGGACAGTTGACCTGACAATTGAGTCGGTCGTTGCAAAACCAACCGTCGGTGGCGATGAGGACTACCACTCAGAAGAGGGCATGGATCACTAA
- a CDS encoding Dyp-type peroxidase — protein MVSRRGFLTGSAVAATAAVSATAGSVAAAQVAAESAESATAKRSLEFFGEHQMGIEVPIQAVTNMVAFDLLEGTNLADMLRWMGLITDDIERLAKGEPVLADPSPELSMGAASFSAYVGFGPSLFQKLNLPMPPGLIELPAFSIDALRSEFSGGDVLIHAAADDPVVLSHGVRSLVRDSLPFAKVRWNQAGFSHTPGMVPSGVTHRNLMGQVDGTANPVLGSNEFDLTVWADGGPEWMVGGTYLVFRRIAMNLDSWDQLGTASKEESVGRRLASGAPLTGEKESDLPDYEARTAAGLKVIPDFAHIRRASDSGTAAPIFRRPFSYEEQITAEGSMDVGLLWCAYQRDIATQYLPMQQRLDELDLLNRWTLPIGSATFAIPRGVAPGEVIAQALFS, from the coding sequence TTGGTTTCCCGCAGAGGCTTCCTAACCGGGTCTGCCGTAGCCGCTACCGCTGCCGTTTCAGCTACGGCCGGCTCGGTGGCTGCGGCTCAGGTGGCGGCCGAATCGGCCGAGAGCGCAACGGCCAAGCGCTCACTGGAGTTTTTCGGTGAGCACCAGATGGGCATTGAGGTTCCTATCCAGGCAGTCACCAACATGGTGGCGTTTGATTTGCTCGAGGGAACCAACCTCGCAGACATGCTGCGCTGGATGGGGTTGATTACCGATGACATTGAGCGCCTTGCCAAGGGTGAACCGGTATTGGCAGACCCATCCCCAGAGCTCTCTATGGGCGCTGCAAGCTTCAGTGCCTATGTCGGGTTTGGGCCAAGCCTGTTTCAAAAGCTCAACCTGCCAATGCCGCCGGGGCTAATTGAACTCCCGGCTTTTTCTATCGATGCGCTGCGCTCGGAATTCTCTGGGGGAGATGTGTTGATTCACGCTGCCGCTGATGATCCAGTTGTTCTCAGTCACGGGGTTCGCTCGCTGGTTCGAGACTCGCTGCCCTTTGCCAAGGTGCGGTGGAATCAGGCTGGTTTTTCTCACACCCCAGGCATGGTTCCCTCGGGAGTGACCCACCGAAATCTGATGGGTCAGGTTGACGGCACCGCCAACCCGGTGCTTGGCTCCAACGAATTCGACTTAACGGTATGGGCAGACGGCGGACCTGAGTGGATGGTTGGCGGCACCTACCTGGTATTCAGGCGCATCGCCATGAACCTTGATAGCTGGGACCAGCTGGGCACCGCCAGTAAAGAAGAGTCGGTGGGCAGAAGGCTCGCAAGTGGTGCTCCGCTCACCGGAGAAAAGGAATCGGATCTCCCAGACTATGAGGCAAGGACCGCTGCGGGCCTAAAGGTCATTCCTGACTTCGCACACATTCGTAGGGCCTCGGATTCTGGAACGGCAGCCCCAATATTCCGCAGACCATTTAGCTACGAGGAGCAGATCACAGCTGAGGGCTCTATGGATGTTGGTTTGCTTTGGTGCGCTTACCAGCGCGACATCGCCACTCAGTACCTACCGATGCAGCAGAGGCTCGACGAGCTGGACCTGCTGAACCGCTGGACCCTGCCAATCGGCTCTGCCACTTTCGCAATCCCAAGGGGTGTAGCGCCGGGGGAAGTTATCGCCCAGGCGCTATTCTCTTAG
- the hemB gene encoding porphobilinogen synthase: MRPRRLRSSSAVRELVAENHVRSSDLIYPIFVREGLSSPREIESMPGVFQHSEASLLVEIDEVLALGIRSVMLFAIPEHRDEVGSEALNENGILARSVRAVKERVGDRLVVIADLCLDEFTSHGHCGVLCSSGDVDNDLTLMKYSEMARVLGKAGADMLGLSGMMDNQVAAVRESLDQAGLQDVAILAYAAKYASAFYGPFRDAVESQLTGDRRGYQQDPRNRKEAAREVLLDIEQGADIVMVKPALSYLDIVSDIASLSNVPVAAYVVSGEYAMVELAASVGLIDRDRSIFEILHSVKRSGASLICTYWAKDYARRDHIGNL, encoded by the coding sequence ATGAGACCGAGAAGACTCAGAAGTTCGTCAGCTGTCAGAGAGCTGGTTGCAGAGAATCATGTCCGGTCGAGTGATCTGATCTATCCAATATTTGTTAGAGAAGGCTTGTCATCGCCGCGAGAAATTGAATCAATGCCGGGGGTGTTTCAACACAGCGAAGCATCTCTATTGGTGGAGATTGATGAAGTCCTAGCCCTTGGAATTCGGTCGGTGATGCTTTTCGCCATACCAGAGCATCGAGACGAGGTTGGCTCTGAAGCACTGAACGAAAACGGAATTCTTGCCAGAAGCGTGAGAGCAGTGAAGGAGAGGGTCGGAGATCGACTGGTCGTAATCGCCGATCTCTGCCTGGATGAGTTCACCTCGCATGGACACTGCGGAGTTCTATGCTCAAGCGGAGATGTAGATAACGACCTAACCCTCATGAAGTACTCGGAGATGGCTCGAGTACTTGGCAAAGCTGGTGCGGACATGCTCGGGCTCAGCGGCATGATGGACAACCAAGTGGCAGCGGTCAGGGAGTCTTTAGACCAGGCAGGCCTGCAAGATGTCGCAATTTTGGCTTATGCGGCAAAATACGCCTCCGCGTTTTACGGCCCCTTTCGAGACGCGGTCGAATCACAGCTGACTGGTGACCGCAGAGGCTACCAGCAGGACCCGAGAAACCGAAAAGAAGCTGCGCGCGAGGTGTTGCTCGATATCGAGCAGGGTGCGGACATCGTGATGGTAAAGCCCGCACTCTCCTACCTGGATATCGTGAGCGACATAGCGTCGCTCAGTAACGTGCCGGTCGCTGCGTATGTGGTCTCAGGTGAGTACGCAATGGTTGAGCTTGCAGCTTCAGTGGGACTTATCGACCGAGACCGAAGCATTTTCGAAATCTTGCACAGCGTGAAGCGCAGCGGTGCATCACTGATTTGCACCTATTGGGCCAAGGACTACGCAAGGAGAGATCACATTGGAAACCTCTAA
- the nrdI gene encoding class Ib ribonucleoside-diphosphate reductase assembly flavoprotein NrdI: MFDLVYFSSVSENTKRFVDKLGANAVRIPLRSEEAAKFEHDRDSVLVVPTYGGGNDESTVPKQVIKFLNNPENRKHIKAVIAGGNTNFGSHFCKAGDIVASKLGVPVLYRFEVTGTPEDVIEVKERLVTLWQTNS, from the coding sequence ATGTTCGATTTGGTTTATTTCTCGAGCGTCTCAGAAAACACCAAGCGGTTCGTCGACAAGCTAGGGGCAAATGCGGTTCGGATCCCACTGAGGTCCGAAGAGGCAGCAAAGTTTGAACACGATCGGGACAGTGTCTTGGTAGTGCCCACCTACGGTGGCGGGAACGATGAATCAACTGTTCCAAAACAGGTAATCAAATTCTTGAACAATCCGGAAAACCGGAAACACATCAAGGCGGTTATTGCCGGGGGAAACACCAATTTTGGTTCTCACTTCTGCAAGGCCGGCGACATAGTCGCCAGCAAACTCGGGGTTCCGGTGCTCTACCGGTTCGAGGTCACTGGCACCCCAGAAGACGTAATTGAAGTAAAAGAAAGGCTGGTCACGCTATGGCAAACCAACTCGTAG
- the hemL gene encoding glutamate-1-semialdehyde 2,1-aminomutase has product MTLETSKSNYWHSRAQRVIPGGVSSPVRAFKAVGGTPRYFVSGAGSRVTDVDGNNYVDLVGSWGPMIVGHAHPKVVEKVSAAMSKSFSFGAPHPNESLLAESISQRVSAAERVRFVSSGTEAVMTAVRLARGATGRALIVKFSGCYHGHLDSMLVSAGSGVATLGLPNSPGVTAGQVADTVVLEYNNFDELNELFSERGSEVAAVITEAAAANMGVVPPLDGFNEQIAKLCAMHGALMILDEVMTGFRVSRAGWWGKYGSGWQPDLITMGKVIGGGLPLAAVAGRAEIMDLLAPLGSVYQAGTLSGNPVATSAGLATLELLDQDAYDLLDKRAGEIGDAISGALNGHVVQHSYQVAGNLFSFFLGCSRVTNYAQASTQDQTAFKIFFNSMLDNGVSIPPSAFEAWFVSTAITDSDVETIALAADRAARSVAQALN; this is encoded by the coding sequence ATCACATTGGAAACCTCTAAATCGAATTACTGGCATTCAAGAGCCCAACGCGTGATTCCGGGCGGTGTGAGCTCGCCGGTTCGCGCCTTCAAAGCAGTCGGAGGAACGCCTCGTTACTTTGTTTCTGGGGCTGGAAGTCGAGTGACGGATGTGGATGGCAACAATTACGTTGACTTAGTTGGTTCCTGGGGGCCAATGATTGTCGGCCACGCTCACCCCAAGGTTGTGGAAAAAGTCTCAGCGGCCATGAGCAAGTCTTTCTCATTTGGAGCGCCCCATCCCAATGAATCACTACTTGCTGAATCCATAAGCCAGCGAGTGTCTGCGGCGGAACGAGTCCGATTTGTTTCCTCGGGAACTGAGGCGGTGATGACCGCAGTTCGATTAGCGAGAGGGGCAACCGGAAGGGCTCTGATTGTGAAGTTTTCCGGCTGCTATCACGGACACTTGGATTCGATGCTGGTTTCGGCTGGTTCGGGAGTTGCAACCTTGGGGCTGCCCAACTCCCCCGGGGTAACAGCGGGTCAAGTGGCCGACACTGTTGTTCTTGAATACAACAACTTTGACGAGCTGAACGAACTTTTTTCGGAGCGCGGATCTGAAGTTGCAGCTGTGATAACAGAGGCCGCTGCTGCAAACATGGGCGTCGTTCCCCCTCTGGATGGCTTCAATGAGCAGATTGCGAAGTTGTGCGCAATGCACGGAGCGCTGATGATTCTTGATGAGGTGATGACGGGATTTCGAGTTTCACGAGCTGGGTGGTGGGGAAAGTACGGATCAGGATGGCAACCGGATTTGATCACAATGGGCAAGGTAATCGGTGGCGGCCTACCACTGGCTGCGGTTGCTGGTCGTGCTGAAATTATGGACCTGCTTGCCCCCTTGGGTTCTGTTTATCAGGCAGGCACACTCAGTGGAAACCCGGTGGCGACGAGTGCCGGGTTAGCAACATTGGAGCTGCTCGACCAAGATGCATACGACCTTCTTGATAAGCGTGCTGGAGAAATTGGCGATGCAATTTCTGGTGCCCTCAACGGACACGTCGTTCAGCACAGCTACCAGGTTGCAGGCAACCTGTTCTCTTTTTTCCTTGGCTGCTCTAGAGTGACAAACTACGCTCAAGCCAGCACTCAAGACCAGACGGCGTTCAAGATTTTCTTCAACAGCATGCTCGACAACGGAGTGTCCATACCGCCCTCAGCCTTCGAAGCCTGGTTCGTCTCAACGGCCATAACAGACAGTGATGTGGAGACTATTGCGCTGGCGGCGGACAGAGCGGCCCGGTCAGTTGCGCAAGCTTTGAATTAG
- the hemE gene encoding uroporphyrinogen decarboxylase → MLKPTHPLNQGVTASSTLVRALRAQPVESTPVWFMRQAGRSLPEYRALRARHEMLEACLTPEVAAEITMQPVRRHKVDAAIFFSDIVIPLKLAGLAVEIRSGVGPIIANPVRTRKDLESLRLLQPEELEPITRAVELLVSELGPTPLIGFGGAPFTLASYLIEGGPSKDLPETRKMMRDPELFQAVLFWCADVTASFIRAQVVAGASALQVFDSWAGKLTPEEYRDHAKSASRRLFAQLEDLRDESSNSVPRVHFGLGADAILEDTLEVGATAIGVDHTSSLSEVGRRLPGVALQGNLDPEVLSSSWDDIEHAVGSVLDSAKNLAGHVFNLGHGVPKQTDPEVLTKIVQLIHQGKR, encoded by the coding sequence GTGCTCAAACCGACGCATCCTCTCAACCAAGGAGTCACGGCTTCCTCCACTCTGGTTCGCGCGCTGCGCGCGCAGCCCGTCGAGAGCACTCCCGTCTGGTTCATGCGACAGGCCGGAAGATCTCTCCCTGAGTATCGTGCCCTCAGAGCGCGGCACGAGATGCTGGAGGCTTGTTTGACCCCAGAGGTTGCTGCAGAAATAACGATGCAGCCGGTTCGTCGTCACAAAGTAGATGCCGCAATCTTCTTCTCGGACATTGTCATTCCACTCAAACTGGCGGGGCTGGCGGTCGAGATCAGGTCCGGAGTTGGACCCATCATCGCCAACCCGGTTAGAACGCGAAAGGATCTTGAGTCACTGCGCCTTTTACAGCCGGAAGAACTCGAGCCAATCACTCGGGCGGTTGAGTTACTCGTTTCAGAACTGGGGCCAACCCCTCTTATCGGATTCGGTGGAGCTCCTTTCACTTTGGCTTCATACCTGATTGAGGGCGGTCCCTCAAAAGACCTTCCAGAGACCCGCAAGATGATGAGAGATCCCGAGCTATTCCAGGCCGTCTTGTTTTGGTGCGCGGACGTTACGGCCTCATTTATTCGGGCGCAAGTGGTGGCGGGGGCTAGCGCACTTCAAGTCTTTGATTCATGGGCCGGGAAACTTACTCCCGAGGAATATCGGGATCATGCCAAATCGGCTTCAAGGAGGCTGTTTGCCCAGCTGGAAGACCTGCGCGACGAGAGCAGTAATTCAGTGCCCAGGGTGCATTTTGGATTAGGTGCAGATGCAATTCTTGAAGACACGCTTGAGGTTGGCGCAACAGCCATTGGAGTTGATCACACTTCATCTCTGTCAGAGGTCGGTAGGCGTCTGCCAGGGGTCGCCCTACAGGGAAATCTAGATCCCGAAGTGCTTTCCTCAAGTTGGGACGACATAGAGCATGCCGTTGGCTCGGTCTTGGACTCTGCAAAAAACCTCGCGGGACATGTGTTCAACCTCGGACATGGAGTCCCAAAGCAAACCGATCCGGAAGTCCTCACCAAAATCGTTCAGCTGATCCATCAGGGGAAGCGATGA